A portion of the Chelatococcus sp. HY11 genome contains these proteins:
- a CDS encoding isoprenylcysteine carboxylmethyltransferase family protein — protein sequence MHDSIPAYGLWSLVVLNSIVFIFFAFSFFKPATPRDWRSFGAFSAFIIALFTEMYGFPLTIYLLSGWLQSRYPGVDWFSHDAGHLLEELFGWRANPHFGPFHILSFVFIGGGFILISAGWKPLYQAQRQHKLATTGIYARIRHPQYVGFVLVMFGFLLQWPTLLTLAMFPVLVFMYWRLSKHEERESVAEFGDAYARYMREVPAFIPRLSAQRADARG from the coding sequence TGAACTCGATCGTCTTCATTTTCTTCGCGTTCAGCTTCTTCAAGCCGGCGACGCCGCGGGACTGGCGCTCCTTTGGCGCCTTCAGCGCCTTCATCATCGCGCTCTTCACCGAGATGTACGGCTTTCCCCTGACGATCTATCTGCTCTCCGGCTGGCTGCAGTCGCGCTATCCCGGCGTCGACTGGTTCTCGCATGACGCCGGCCACCTGCTCGAAGAGCTGTTCGGCTGGCGCGCTAATCCCCACTTCGGTCCCTTCCATATCCTGAGCTTCGTCTTTATCGGCGGCGGCTTCATCCTGATCTCCGCCGGATGGAAGCCGCTGTATCAGGCGCAACGGCAGCACAAGCTGGCAACGACAGGCATCTACGCGCGGATCCGGCATCCGCAATATGTCGGCTTCGTCCTGGTTATGTTCGGCTTTCTGCTGCAGTGGCCGACGCTGCTGACGCTCGCGATGTTCCCTGTCCTGGTCTTCATGTATTGGCGACTTTCCAAGCACGAAGAACGCGAATCTGTCGCCGAATTTGGCGACGCCTATGCGCGCTATATGCGAGAAGTTCCGGCGTTCATTCCGCGTCTCTCGGCGCAGCGCGCCGATGCGAGAGGATGA